Proteins from a single region of Pungitius pungitius chromosome 4, fPunPun2.1, whole genome shotgun sequence:
- the zgc:153993 gene encoding apoptosis regulator BAX, with translation MADSRKEKQDDGDREPQGAEGGEDVVDDPIMEQGAVVLRGYVVSRINAEDPSQNLSPEHLGGRPGEQQDPQIKEVVRQLMKIADEMNRNAELQRLISQVQGNCAQDIFMKVAKSIFDDGINWGRVVALFHLAYRLIYKALTSNHLENIRIVIGWVLRFIKERLYPWIVQQGGWVGVISGFSRWRNVAIVASVALVVALVYYRKTR, from the exons ATGGCCGACAGCCGGAAAGAAAAGCAAGACGACGGCGACCGGGAACCTCAGGGcgcggagggaggggaag ATGTGGTCGATGATCCCATCATGGAGCAAGGAGCAGTGGTCCTTAGAGG GTATGTGGTCTCCCGTATAAACGCAGAGGACCCGAGTCAGAACCTGTCGCCTGAACACCTGGGAGGAAGGCCCGGTGAACAACAGGATCCACAAATCAAAGAAGTGGTGCGGCAGCTCATGAAGATCGCAGATGAGATGAACAGGAACGCCGAGCTCCAACG GCTGATCAGCCAGGTTCAGGGCAACTGTGCTCAGGACATCTTCATGAAGGTCGCCAAAAGCATCTTCGACGATGGCATCAACTGGGGTCGCGTGGTGGCTCTGTTCCATCTGGCCTACCGACTCATCTACAAG GCACTGACCTCCAACCACCTAGAGAACATCAGGATAGTCATTGGCTGGGTTCTCCGGTTCATCAAAGAGCGACTCTACCCCTGGATCGTGCAGCAGGGCGGCTGG GTGGGGGTGATCAGTGGTTTTTCTCGATGGAGGAATGTAGCCATCGTAGCATCGGTTGCATTGGTGGTAGCTCTTGTTTACTACAGGAAGACGCGCTGA